The Leishmania mexicana MHOM/GT/2001/U1103 complete genome, chromosome 4 genome includes a window with the following:
- a CDS encoding putative fructose-1,6-bisphosphatase, cytosolic produces MMAIQTSVKVIEKNIRRAGMKGMLGYIAGQSANATGDQQAKLDVISNMAFKAYLLSSTSVCVLGSEEEEQMIVAESDRRGDYLIFFDPLDGSSNIDANVSVGSIWGVWRLPKNTTISSVEDANAVIRKLKGTDMVSAGYAVYGSATNLVLTSGHGVHGFTLDPNIGEFILTHPHISIPKKRGIYSVNEGNYGKWEPWFKEYINYLKMNKTTQYTARYIGSMVGDIHRTLLYGGIFCYPKDANQVEGKLRFLYEAAPMAMIVEQAGGKAMGSNGRILEQSITRLHQRTPVYLGSRQEVDLCMAFRDRNGKAETVAPIASKL; encoded by the coding sequence ATGATGGCGATTCAAACCTCCGTGAAGGTGATCGAGAAGAACATCCGACGTGCCGGCATGAAGGGCATGCTGGGCTACATTGCGGGGCAGTCGGCGAACGCGACGGGTGACCAGCAAGCGAAGCTGGATGTGATCTCGAACATGGCGTTCAAGGCGTACCTGCTGAGCTCCAccagcgtgtgcgtgctcggcagcgaggaggaggagcagatgATCGTCGCCGAGAGCGACCGCCGTGGCGACTACCTCATCTTCTTCGACCCTCTTGACGGTAGCAGCAACATTGATGCCAACGTCTCCGTAGGCTCTATCTGGGGTGTGTGGCGGCTGCCCAAGAACACCACCATAAGCAGCGTCGAGGACGCCAACGCCGTGATCCGCAAGCTTAAGGGAACGGACATGGTTTCTGCCGGGTACGCCGTGTACGGCAGTGCCACGAACCTCGTGCTGACGAGCGGACACGGCGTTCACGGCTTTACCCTGGATCCCAACATCGGCGAGTTCATCCTGACGCACCCGCACATCAGCATCCCGAAAAAGCGCGGCATCTACAGTGTCAACGAAGGCAATTACGGCAAGTGGGAGCCGTGGTTCAAGGAGTACATCAACTACCTCAAGATGAACAAGACAACCCAGTACACCGCGCGCTACATCGGCTCCATGGTCGGCGACATCCACCGCACGCTCCTCTACGGCGGTATATTCTGCTACCCCAAGGACGCAAACCAGGTGGAGGGGAAGCTGCGCTTTCTGTACGAGGCTGCACCGATGGCGATGATCGTGGAGCAGGCAGGCGGTAAGGCGATGGGCAGCAATGGCCGTATCCTTGAGCAGTCCATCACTCGCCTCCATCAGCGCACGCCGGTCTAcctcggcagccgccagGAGGTGGACCTGTGCATGGCCTTCCGCGACCGCAACGGGAAGGCGGAGACTGTAGCGCCGATTGCCAGCAAGCTCTAA
- a CDS encoding putative RNA-binding protein translates to MYGQPNMMSYQPGVLSPPMSTGVSVVPNYAPPYQNGMPPGSVQQHQGQGPAQGQAMPQTQPRPRNNEVGNTSSVIHMRNVTPEVTQLSIQNLAQNFGDIKHIVMLRQMNQALIEMKSPKSAEQLVDFFKEPGYAEIDGRRVYIRFSTHQNLTATQHATRTLLVSMFNTQYDVSAAAHITPEIVYQIFASYGTVERIVVLPKNESSQWNHNRVQALVQFDARESAEHVKNILQGQPVTLGETITFTLDIQFSRMDEIKTTNPTTSLVVDDEGAHRPASTMDPMAMNTATMTTTGMYPPMGWS, encoded by the coding sequence ATGTACGGCCAGCCCAACATGATGTCCTACCAGCCTGGCGTGTTGTCGCCTCCCATGTCCACTGGTGTGTCGGTGGTGCCCAACTACGCGCCTCCTTACCAGAACGGGATGCCGCCGGGctcggtgcagcagcaccaagGTCAGGGCCCGGCCCAAGGTCAAGCCATGCCGCagacgcagccgcggccaCGAAACAACGAGGTTGGCAACACCAGCTCCGTCATTCACATGCGCAACGTGACGCCCGAAGTGACACAGCTTAGCATTCAGAATCTGGCCCAGAACTTTGGCGACATCAAGCACATCGTGATGCTGCGCCAGATGAACCAGGCCCTTATTGAGATGAAGAGCCCCAAGAGCGCTGAGCAGCTGGTGGACTTCTTTAAGGAGCCCGGCTACGCGGAAATCGATGGCCGCCGCGTGTACATTCGTTTTAGCACCCACCAAAACCTTACGGCCACGCAGCACGCGACTCGCACCCTTCTGGTGTCGATGTTCAACACGCAGTATGACGtgtctgccgcggcgcacatTACGCCAGAGATCGTGTACCAGATATTTGCTAGCTACGGCACCGTGGAGCGCATCGTGGTGCTGCCCAAGAACGAGAGCAGTCAATGGAACCACAACCGCGTTCAGGCGCTCGTCCAGTTCGACGCTCGCGAGTCCGCCGAGCACGTGAAGAATATTTTGCAGGGCCAGCCTGTCACCCTCGGCGAGACCATCACGTTCACCCTCGACATTCAGTTCTCGCGCATGGACGAGATCAAGACGACAAACCCAACGACGTCGCTTGTCGTCGACGATGAAGGTGCCCACCGCCCGGCTAGTACAATGGACCCCATGGCGATGAACacagcgacgatgacgaccaCCGGCATGTATCCGCCGATGGGGTGGAGCTAA
- a CDS encoding putative tRNA nucleotidyltransferase — protein MLPRLVRLEAAISPAHQSVFDFLLNVAAENKLKATLRVAGGWVRDMLLGLHSNDIDIAIETHAGTKLVTGEVFAHRVSEYQLAHGGRSHTVSVIRANPALSKHIETATVRVHEIPVEFCALRTDVYTSESRIPQVRPAAPLEDAQRRDFTINALFYNLHTGMVEDYTTGLEDLRLRIIRCPLEPRTTFMDDPLRLLRGVRFVGQLGALNFSLDESITSCVDDSLLDVLQQKVSRERVGKEFVKMMVAAHPERCIALLHDMHILQHILLVSVVMRQVPGKKQLSNEIDRVERLVDLYPDGSKRLETVMRLSAVGLPCLANIGAAAELSEGQRVEVALFFLVIPFFRGETESVDETVRNVCMNGLKLPLASCDCVRRLIDAYNHLHAQSMRMDELAAETLRPKTVIKVFDALNILNDKHVFRHALQVVLLVYMLIEESAHLLSSGGLQQATSNFTAAWARVAEHPVLLDAFQLRLPINGKDLQKVYGIPPKNVGTTLLKMRLKLVLCPQMTPEDVAQWLMEGAKV, from the coding sequence ATGTTGCCGAGGCTGGTGCGGCTGGAGGCTGCCATCTCCCCGGCCCATCAAAGCGTCTTTGACTTCCTGCTCAACGTGGCTGCAGAAAACAAGCTCAAGGCAACGTTGCGTGtagcgggtgggtgggtacGGGACATGTTGCTCGGTTTGCACTCGAACGACATTGACATTGCCATCGAGACCCACGCAGGCACGAAGCTCGTCACAGGCGAAGTCTTCGCCCACCGCGTATCCGAGTACCAGCTGGCTCACGGCGGCCGGAGCCACACAGTGAGCGTCATTCGGGCCAATCCGGCCCTCTCCAAGCACATTGAAACTGCCACGGTACGTGTCCACGAAATCCCGGTAGAGTTCTGTGCTCTCCGCACTGACGTGTACACGAGTGAGTCGCGCATTCCCCAAGTGCGCCCGGCGGCTCCCTTGGAggatgcgcagcgccgcgactTCACCATCAACGCTCTCTTCTACAACTTGCACACCGGCATGGTGGAGGACTACACCACCGGCTTAGAGGACCTGCGTCTGCGCATCATCCGGTGCCCGTTGGAACCGCGAACAACCTTCATGGACGACCCgcttcgcctgctgcgcggcgtgcgtTTTGTTGGCCAGTTAGGCGCGCTCAACTTTTCGCTGGATGAATCGATCACCAGCTGCGTGGATGATTCGCTGCTTGACGTGCTTCAGCAGAAGGTGTCTCGTGAGCGTGTCGGGAAGGAGTTTGTGAAGATGATGGTGGCCGCTCACCCTGAGCGGTGCATCGCACTGCTGCATGACATGCACATCCTGCAGCACATCTTACTGGTCAGTGTGGTGATGCGGCAGGTGCCCGGCAAGAAGCAGCTGTCGAATGAGATTGACCGAGTGGAGAGGTTGGTAGATCTTTATCCAGATGGATCGAAGAGGCTGGAGACAGTGATGCGACTGAGCGCTGTCGGCTTGCCGTGCCTCGCCAATatcggcgcggcggccgaATTGTCCGAGGGGCAGCGAGTGGAGGTGGCTCTCTTCTTTCTCGTCATTCCTTTCTTTCGTGGCGAGACCGAGAGTGTTGACGAGACGGTGCGCAATGTCTGCATGAATGGGCTGAAGCTTCCGCTGGCAAGCTGCGATTGTGTGCGACGCTTGATCGACGCATACAACCACCTTCACGCGCAGTCCATGAGGATGGATGAGCTCGCTGCCGAGACGCTTCGCCCCAAAACGGTGATAAAGGTGTTTGACGCCTTGAACATCCTTAACGACAAGCACGTCTTTCGTCATGCCCTCCAAGTTGTTCTGCTAGTCTACATGCTAATCGAGGAATCGGCTCACCTACTGTCAAGCGGCGGACTACAGCAGGCCACGAGCAACTTCACCGCGGCGTGGGCGCGGGTTGCCGAGCACCCTGTGCTGCTCGATGCCTTCCAGCTGAGGCTGCCCATCAATGGAAAGGACCTGCAGAAGGTGTACGGTATTCCACCCAAGAACGTTGGAACAACACTGCTAAAGATGCGGCTCAAGCTCGTGCTCTGCCCCCAAATGACGCCCGAAGACGTTGCGCAGTGGCTGATGGAGGGTGCGAAGGTGTGA